TTTTTGAGTCAATGTCACCAGACCAGTCATGCCAGGAAGAATCATTACTCCATTGGGAATGCTTTTAGTTAAGCAGAAAGCAGTGTTAAGATGATATGACATTACATTTATGGTGTGTGACTCAGTTTATGTCTGGAAAACCCTATTGCTATTGCGCTCTCAGCACACATTAAGTACAAATGACCAACAGCTGAAGGTAAAAAGTTCTAGACTGTTCTCTAGGGGGTGTATAaaggcattttgggaaatataatGTCTCACTTAGAGGTGAATGAGGTAGGTTGAGGGAAAAGGAGGGTACACCAGAAATGAAATGGCAGCACTTCACAAAGAGCGTAGATTTGTCTTTCTTGTGCATTCCCTGCAACCCACAACAGATCCTTGGATTGTTTATGGCTGCTGTTTAATACCAGACGAGTTTACAGTACAgatgtttttatgcattttggGTTATTTTTAGCAGGGGATGACAAATCCCACAACTCGTGTTTGGTTAAAGGATCTACAGTATCTTAGCACTGAATTCTCAGTATGACAATCTCCTCTGgttttcccctcctccctcctctcactttttatctcctttcttccctttgctccatccctctctctctccgtcctccCTGCTGCTTTCGCTGTCAGTGCCGTTGGTGTTGTAATCCTCATGAAGTTTATTTGTTACTCTGCTCATTAGCACAGATGACATTTCCATTGCCACTGTAATGCTGCAAGAATGACTGACCAGACAACTTCCAGACCGAGGCCACTGTCCTGTCCAACAgctgacatgtttgttttccctgcttTATGGCTCTTTAGACATCCTGCAGCAGATTTAACAGCCTCATTATTCAACATGATGCACATCCCTAAATGTGTATGAATTTGATTTGGACTCCCTGGAGAAATAAAACGGTTTTGATACTTAATTCATAGTCTTAACTGGGGAACTGTACTTAAgaagaaagtatttttttttttttttaagatttagtatttcattttttacaattatCTTCTGTTCTCCTGTCTAACTACTGTTGTAAGGGCAGAGCGGTGGTTCAAAGTAGGTGACGAGAGAATCGCTGAGATAATGGAAAGTTAATTTACTCAGATATTTGCTCTTATCACAAGGCTGCTCCTGAGGAGCGAGGTGGTGGTGTCAGAGGGATTCTAACAGTGTCGGCGGGGAGAGCAGCATGTTGGCTGTGTTAGAGAGGGAGGAAAGCAACATTATgtcacccccccaccccacacccCCCTTCCACCTCCTTATTTTACAGCAAGCAACTGGACAGGTCAGCCGCCATTGGCTGCACCTCCTCCACTTGGGCTGCCTTGCCTTTTTTAGCAGTCCCAAATGGAGCTGCAAATTCCATGTTGCTGGCAGGGTGACAGACTGGGAGATGGGAGCCAGCAAATGGGAGATTAGACGAGGGCCAGCCACCAGTAAACTGCACAATGGACTCTCCAACCAACACTGGACTAGCCTGCCAGTTGTCACCTTCAATTTGGAATGATTAATCCCCCATGAATAGAGAATCATTTGTgttcttctctttttaattactctctcatttcctcttcctttaaAACAGGTCGTTCGTATGATGTCTGTGAATGTAACGAGGGCAAttgaggcttttattttttaccataTATAGAACTCCTAAGAACCGACAAAATTTTGGAAACCAGCATACTAGAAAATGTTTTGCCTCTTTTGCGTTTTTGTAGCACCACTACCTAACCAAAGAACCCTAGAAATCTTGTGTGTAAATAAGATTGTTGGTGTCTCTCATGGTTTGTGTTTTATCGATTTCTAACttctgattttttattttattttttttttttttaatgaggattTCTAATATGTTCACAGTTGATATAGGAGGGACAGAATGTATAATACTTGAGATCTCTCTGGAGCTGGAGTAAAGTAATGCCCAGTAAAATGGATTACATAGCATGTTATAGAGGGTACTCTCAGCGGCTGTGCAGTCTAGTCTTTAGGGTTCGTTGCTTATTCCAGACGACTCAGCTCTCCATTTGCACAACTGTAAATTGTGACTTCATTTGTTACGTTCTGGTACCTCATTTATACCAAGTGGAGTGTTTCCCCAGATCGTGCTTTggtaagattttgttttttttgtttttttttgttttttcctctccaaaGCAAGGAGTGAGGTTGATTTGAAAACAAGTGGTAAAAATGGAATCTGGTCTAAAACTGTAAGATATTTAAACAAACTTTTGTATTTGTGAAAGTAATTCTCTACACCATTTCCTCTCAAGCTGATACAAATCTTTATGGTCATAATTCAGAGTCAACAACTCTACTCAGCTAGTATCCAACAAAtagtaatatatattatatattgtagggctgcaacatactaaaaaaaagttttaaaagatgtcagaaaaaagtcaaaaaatactCATTAGTTCTTGTAGCCCTAGGTGGTATCTTTGAATAGCTTTTCGtctaaccaacagtccaaaatcataaatcatgtaagacaaagaaaaacaagaaagccTCTCGATTAAGGAGCTAGAACTATGtcaagtttggcatttttccttgaaaagtGACTTTGATTATCAAAAAACCTTATTagaaataattgattaatcagctaaaTGTTTCAGGTCTTACATATTTGATTATATACTAATCAGACTTCCAGTATGTTGCAGAATGACTGGAATTGGTTTGCATTTTTACTTCTGGAGATAATAAGATGTCTcagtgtgtaagagtgtgtgagAAGGAGCAGGACGTGGACAGGACTTATGGAGGAAATGACAGTGCTGAGGCTTCGGCTACATCACAAAGATGATTCTCTGCTCTCACTTCTGGTCTAAGGAATGCATTACACCACTGTGGCCTATGTTTACTATGCACTGCCTTGACTCTGAACGAAAAGCCAGTGCTGTTTATAGATTGGCCAATTGAACAGGAGACACAGTGAGATGGTCAAACAAAGCAGTAGGTTATTGGAAGCTCGCTATGTAGGTCAGAGATGGTAGCACTTTTGCGAGACTGTTAGATTACCACATAGGTTGAAACCTGCATGATCGAACAGGTTAAGCCTTTTCCCAAGCAAACTCTCCTTGTTCTATCTGAGTATAAACCTGCCAGCAACGCACAAGCAGCCATATATTTCTCCTCTGAGCAATGTGACATGGAAAAGCTGGGACACGGTGACTTGGTGTGATGAAGACGGAGCAACTCGGTCCGCTTCAAAAATTCAGTTGTTCAGTGGTGAGGAGTGCTAAGCGTCAGATGGCGGCTGTCTTTATACATGGCCTCCTGCTGCCTCAGCTGGCCTGGAAAGGGTTAATTCCCCCTCAGAGGTGCTCAGGTTTCCCGCCAGCTGTCTGTACTCTCAGCTGTTTGTACTCTCACCCCTATCCTGTCCTCTGTCCCCTGTCCCAAACCTCACACAGGTCTGACTCTGCTTAGCctgccacacacagacacacactccctgCTACTACTGGGGCTAAGAAGTGCTACTTGCTACCACATAGCTTTTAGCTTTCTAGACGTACTTTATCTAACTGTTGACTTGAACTTTCTTCTGCTTTGTGACCGCTATCCTCTTCATCTGGTACCATCTTAAAGATGTTTTTACCTTTTGTCATTGACATACACTAATACATGTAACCCCTGCACCACTGTAGAGTAGAGTACTTCCCATTTTTCTTGTGAACATTGATGAAACAACTATTGCGTAAACCAAAATGGGAAAGTCTCCTGGGAGAATGACGACGCGGTGACAGCTGTGTCACAGTCTGACTGTCAGCAGTCACTATGTGATGAGTAGCAGGGCAGTTGTATAGTAAATGGATTGTAGATTGTTGTTGTCAATTtattcagttttcctttttgggTGAAAGGACAGAATAACTGAGAGTCCTATGTGGCCCTCCCCTTTCAACTGTCCAGCTGCTGTTTAACCAAAGTGTTAAAGGACCTTGGACTGTCAGAACTCCTCAGCAGAGCCTGGATCTGAGTTGCAGATGAGCTAACTAACTGCTCAGCACTGTGTCGTTTTGGTTTTGAACACTCTTGTTGATTCAGAGCAGCTTGTATAAGACAGCACCTGCTTAGCCATCTGTACCTCATGAAGTCCAGGAGACTGAGTTAGCTGCAACGCaattgattatttattaatcctctaagttttttcatttttaaatttcatcaaattttaaaaaattaattttgtttaatcatgGCACTGAGCCATACTAGAAGACTTCCTTGAATACTAAGATGTGAGTAGACTGCAATGTGGCTGAAGAGTCAGAGTTATTTTGACAGTAGCTCCATCTACATGTTTGCATGGTTGTGTGTGGTTGGAAGGCCTTATCAGTGGAGTCCATGCTGGATCCTCTACCTCTCACCCATGTAATCAGTCACATATAAAAACCAATAGTGCTTTGCTTAGGGAGGTTGGCCCAGCTTGCTTACATACTAAATTTGTTATTCTTAATGAATGTGACCTTTTCTAGACTTTCAACCTCATGCAAAACATGTCATTCACTTGCTTTCTCATAGAAAGCATGTCTGTTGTGACACGTGGCTGTTTCAAGACACTAAACCAGGATCATTCACTGGCCATTTCTGTTACACTGCTGCACTGTGAAGAGTGATTTGCATCCGTGACAAAAGCTTTGTCCCAGTTCTGAGGCTGGATCCTCCAAAGGTCGTGGCCAACAAAGATATGACCTTCATAGGACCTGATGCCCAGGCTGACCCTGCACCTTCTCCCCAAATAATATGGTCTAGCCTCAGAGTCAAAAAAGAATGGTTTTCAACTTGAAACATCAAATATCAATCAAATAAAGTTTATCACCAGGAAGGTGCTCTCAAACGGCCAACAAAGGGTAAATACCACTGGGAACCTCGGGCAAATTCCAGAGTTTCAAGTGCGAGTTGTGACATTTCACTTCAGTACATGATGGACAACTAACATACATGTGTAGTGTACCAGGTTAATGGTAAATACAATGTAATTTTGTATTGCCCAGTGATTAAAGCGGTACTCCAGTGATGTCCCTTCTATGAAGTTGGGATGATtcagaagacacacacataaaaagcaaTTGTCAAAATCAAACCAGAAGGGAGGCCAAGCTATCCCGGCTTTTAATCACTAGTATTGGTCAAGACCCAATAAGACTTGTGCCTACATTTCCCAttaaaataaccctgatgaccccctcagggttattttctctcagtctgtcttCACAGACTGAGTTGTACGCTCCATGACTATTGAACTATAAAAAACAGTAGAGTTTACGTCTGGCCTTCATTATTTACATCCCTCAGtggctttttttatttgtccatctAAAGGGATTGCCAGTTATCAGTGAACACCTGGTATTTTTTTAGAATGCACAATGCAATCTGGAACACTGGGGACTGCAAAGGACACACCAGTTGTGTCCTCCAAATTCGGGCAAAAGAAGTCTGCATCTGGTGGAGACTTTGAAATGGGAAAGGTTGTTATGATATTTCCTCTGTACTTTACAAATGTGGAGAAACAGAGGATACAGGGACTAAAATGGGAGTCagcatacactgatcagccacaacattataaccagtaactggttttaatgttgtggctgattggtgtatgtatCCTTGTTGGATATGTATGCAGCTCCCATTTATGCATAAAGGGCCCGTCCACTTTGCTTCATTTCATATTGTTTAAACGCACTACCCCGATTAATACAAGCTAACTGTGAATTATCTGCCTCTAGTGATTTGTCACAGACCCTTCTCTGTATTCATATTCAATCATCTGGGATCAAACCCTCAAAGAATATTGAACCCACATAGAAATGCAAACTCATACAGGCCTTCTACTGTGTAGGCTTATTCCCATTCTGCTATTACAGATCATTAGTATCATGTGATAAGTGTTTTTGTAAGTGCGTAGAAACAGGCATGGTGGGTTTAGATGTGCTTTGTAGTCCCAGCCTAACGCCTACCCTGCTCTTATCATGCAGCCCACTCACCAACACATCCTGCTCTTCTGTTCAACGGATGTTCACATTAGTGTATGGTATGATGCTACGTCTCACCTCCTTTGATCTTAAGTTTATGTGAGCATCTCATCTGCCTGATTGCTACCCCTATCTACAGAGAAAGTGACCTGTCACATGGTCAGTTAGTTGTCATAGTAACTCATCAAAATACAAGGGCAGAAATGATGTTTCTTTCAGTCTTCAGTAGAGTTTGAATCGTGGCTTTTAAGCAGGTAGCAGTGATGAATGGATGATGTTGCAGTATTCAAAGGATATACAGCTGTGTTACTACACAGCTCGTATGATGTATAGATCTTTCTTAGTGTTATGTCACAACCTCACACTGAAAATCCTACGTTCATTGTTGAAAACAAAGATCTTTTTTCTCTAACTTAAATGCAGCTTACTGCTCTTTGTAGACTTAAGAATGGAATTGCTCTGCACTGCTTAGTATTTTACACATGGATGCAATTAGAGGGGTCCTGGCCTGTTTCTCTACCTTGTTTATGTAATTTGCCCTGAGTCTATTAAAACCCACTCTGGTTTCTGTCAGCCATCCATTGAACCCCTGAAAATACCGCAAGTATTAAAGTCTCCTCCTCCCGCCTACCCTACTCCCAGCTGCTCAAATAGGAAAAGCCCCATTAATGGTGTTGTTTTAGGTGTCCTCATGGGAAATTCTTCATGCTTTTGCATGTTCTGGATTCAGTGATTTTTAGCAAAGTGGAGCAAATGCTAATGCGTCCTTTGGAAATATCAGCAACTTCCAGGTAGTCAAAAATAGCATCTTAAAGGTTTACTCATCAAGACTTGAGCCTTCAGATTTGTAACAGAAAACCTGTGTTCTTCTTCCTTGACAGAATCCAGTACTAAAACAATGTCATCAAATGATCTGCCCCTGTCTTCCTACTCAGTGTTTGCTTTCTCCCCACAGGATACACTGAAGCCGACATTCACGGTAGCCAGCCTACCAGGCACCACCAGCAGCGCCCAGTCCACAGTacccaccacctccaccaccatgCAGGTGAGCAGCGGACCTTCGTTTCCCATCACCAACTACCTGGCGCCTGTCTCGGCCAGCAGCAGTGTCAGCGCCAACGGTACCGTCCTCAAGACCGCCGGCGGCTCCACAGGTGTCATGCAGCTGCCCAGTGGCTTCACTTTCATGCCCGGTATGTAGGGGAGAAAAACATGAGGTGTCTTGTCCTCAACATCCAGAGCTCTGTTACAATTCATACTTATTATCTTTATGGTTTGTTTATCTTAACCTCATCCTTTAGAATTGAAATGACACTTCTGCAGACCTTTGGGTTTTGTTAATGTCACCGTATTGTCTAGCTTATTAGGTGATTAGAATTTGAATGGTATCCCTCCATGACCTCAACTGTCGGGGGGTTGTGCTTCTCTCCAATCTGTTTACATCACACAACAGCTCTACAGAGCCAGTCACCAACACTCAGCGCCCTCGGTTTTTACAAAGCCCTCAGTATCCAGGAAAGCCATGTCTATTGGCGCCTGGCCCTGCCTTTGATTGTCACTGGGGGACAGGAATAATTAGGCGAGAGGGACACAATAGACCTGGCAATGAGGGCTGACGAACACAGCCCATAATTAGTCATGAATATTCAATGAAGGATCCATGGCTTGTGCTGAAATTATAATTGAGGTGTACTTTATGGAGCCAGAGCTTTGTGACAGTGGCCCTGAACTAGACATGACCCTTCATTAAGGAGGACCTCACAGACACACTCTGAAACACATGGGATCTCTACCGCACCCACTCAGTGAGGGCTTTGGGGCAGCAGGCTCTGATGTGTGGATCCCTAAAGGGCTTCTAAATTGGCTTTCCCCAGTAATTATTCATTACACTTCATTTCTACGGCGGATGTGCTGGGAAATACTGGGTGTACATCGGGGGGTCTCTAAGAGGGGCCTGGGGATGCCAAGAGGTCACGATTCCACCAAAGGCATGAGGAATATTTGAATTTCACAATAATTTAACTTGATATTGTCCCATCTGTATAAGAAGCTCAGCGCGTTTGGACCATTTATTTGGACTGCCCATGACATGAACAATTTGAAAAGGCTAGCTGACACTTAAATGCTGACTGGTGCAATCTTTTCTACAGCGTATGTCGTTGTTGTTACCATGCAGACAAGAGTCTGTGCTGCACCTGTGAAGCCAAACAGGCCCAGTTCTCGTCAGTATTTTCTCAGTGCTGGCAGTTATTTCACTAGCGAATTGTTGCAGGGTGTTTGTGGTCAGCACTCTGCCACAACAATCAGTCAGACACATGATGCCCACTAATGGGTCCTATACGTTattttgactgacagctgaagGACAGCCAGGCAGTATCTCTAtcccttttcctccctttttttttttttttttttaacatctttctcctccttttacaaccttctctctccctccctctattGTTTTCTCTTGCTCAAAtgccttctccctctctcctcaccaccaccacctgtcTGGCACATAGCAGCAGTGCCAGGTCGAACAACACACCCTCCCACGCTAAAACCTCCTCAGTTGGCAGCTTGAAGGGGCCTGCCCACCCGACTTCAGCAACTGGCTGTGGAGCATATGATGAAATGTGCGGGTGTAACTCCAGAGTCATGTGCTGAAATAAAATACCTGCCATTTGTTAGGAAAACGCAAATTGAAGATTTAAACATAAGGcaacatttgaaatgttgaaattgGGCTGGCAAATGACAGTTTCTCAGTTAGGAAGTATCTTGAGCATTATGTGTTGCTggttaattttaaatgaattactGGGAACGCATATTTGAGTGCTTTAAAGTAAACTAAAATGTCACCGTCAAAGCCATCCACTTAGTCACCACTTAATACAGTCATACAGTAAGTGTTACTTGCCTTAAACTTATCTTACAAGAGAGCACCACTTCAAATTTCAATGTAACACCAATTTAAAGTCACCCTGTGGAGTTTCGGACCATTAGTGGTGCTATGTTTTTACAAATGGGCCCCCCCTTTTATTTGTATCTTGCACAAGCACGAGGATGCGGGACGTTTCGCATGTGCATGCAGGCGGCGCAGTTCACATCCTGCCATTGGTTTCAAGCTGTTCCACCGGTCGACGTTTGGTGTCGGTAATGTAGCAATGCGCCAACAAAGGCAAGGAAGAACGCGTAGACGTAAACaatgcacaatttaaaatattttaaaaattaactttgcaaatgttttataaggAAGGAAAGGCACTCAACGTGTTTATGAAACCTCAGTGTTACACACAATGTGTTGGTGAAAAACACTGAGTAAACTTACTGCTTGCTTTGTTGTGCTGCAGTCATGTTATCAAGCCAGTGATCTAGGCTAATAGACGAATAATATTGAAGAATCTAAATTTTTTTGGTCAGAACatcagtaaatgtaaaaaaatatttttgtgaaccTTGCATCCCTCGCTAAACAGGATACATCTGCTGCCTTTCTGTATAAGTCTGGCAACTGAAGGTGGTAGAAATGTACTCTAGCTGAAATTAACTGAAGTTATTAGCACTTTTTTTCAGACTGCACCATCCTTTCGCATTTAGTCTTATCCtccccgtgtgtgtgtctgtttgcgtgcgtgcgtgcgtgcgttcgtgtgcgtgtgtgcgtgcgtgcgtgtgcgcgccCCTCCAGCAGGCACTCCTCTCCCCCCCGGCACCCCCACCATTCCTCTgagccagctgcagcagcactcCCTGGCCCTCCAGGGGCAGCATGGTCAGGCTCTGGCCGCCGcccagcagccacagcagggACAGCAGGCTGTCTTCCGCTTCCCTGCTGCTGTCTCCCTCACAGGTGACCTGCTCTGCATGCTGCCACCACTCCGCCTGCTTTTACTAATCATAATCATATCTCCATCTTAAGCTGCTGATGCTCTTCTGCTATGGATAATAATCATGCATGTGATGCTAGGATTACTAATGCTCTTTGCACGAGGACTTCTTCTGCCACAGCTTCTAGTACTGCCGGTGCTTTTACTGCTAGTGCTACTGTATGCCAACCCCCCTGCTGCACCCCACCTACCCCTACTGCAACTACTGCTGTTCCCTGTGTGGGGTGTGTGATGACTTACAGTAGTTGCTGTGTGccctctgtgtgtctccaggAGCGGGGGTTCCCCAGCAGCTTCAGGCTATCCAGGTCCACCCCAACACCCAGTCCACCTCAAACAACGACAGCAGCCCCGAGATCTCCCACACCTCCACAAACTCCACCGGTAGGTCACATCCCCTCTGGAGAAAGATGCTGTTGTCCTGTCCCCTTCACCCACCATCAGAGTTTTAGTTTGAGTGTAAATACGGTCCTCTTGTGTTTTGCTGTCCCGCATTGTGCCTGACAACATTAGTAATCTCTACATGTGTATTTTGTCTGCTTGcgctattttgtttttcattctgttctTGTTTGGGACGAGTTGTGTCCTCAAGCAAAATGTTCTGGAGCCACTACACACTAGTAAGAGTTAGTAGTTGAGTTTAGATATATATTAAGCGCCATCTGCTGGCCAACAAGTGTACACACCTCTTGCCCTAAGTGTGACGTGCTCTCTCTCCCATCTCCTCCCTCCCACAATACGCCTTCCAGCTACGGTGAGTCTCCCAGCAACCATTGTCACCTCGTCAGTGCCAACGTCTGTGGCGGGTCACATGATGTACCCTAGCCCCCACACAGTAATGTACGCCTCCACACCGGCGCTGGCTGACGGGGGGCTGGCTGTGCTCAACGCCTTCTCCCAGAGCACCTCGGCCATGCAGGTGTCCCACGCACAGGCACAAGACACAGGTGAGACGCTGCTAACGCTCTTTGAACACACTCTCTTTACTGGCTGACAGATGTGGATTAATATGTCATTTGTAAAGCAATTCTAAAGCAAGTCGTTCTTCTCCCAGGTGCTGTCCCTCAGGTGTTCCTCACAGCACCTCCAGGCACGGTGCAGATCCCCGTCTCAGCGGTGCAGCTACACCCAGTACGGCAAGATCTGCATTTTACAAGTGAAACTCTCATACTCCCTATGCAACCAGCATGCCACGTGACTGCACTAATGCATCCTAACAGAACACTGGCACACAGAGGCCACGGGGTTGTCACCTGTAGCCTCTTTTGTATGAATGTGGATGATCAGTTGGCATCTTGTTTAACCTGTGATTTGCAGCAAAATACACACGCAATAGactaaaacaaaacaccacTGTTATAGTGCATGGAAATCAAgagtttaatgttttatttactttgtaaaGTCTAGTTTTATGATGGAAATCATGGGGAATTCATTTATGTAAGTTAGTGTAGCGCTGGAAAAAATCCCATAGAACTATAGGTTATAAAAACCCACCCAACAGAATATGATTTCATAAAGTAAGCATCCTAATTGCTACAGAAAACATCAGCGTCTACAGTATTACAGCGTTACATCGCTCCATGATAAACAGCATGCAGTGTAGCAGGATCTCCATCTGTGCTGGGTGCTGCGTGATGTGCTGACTTTTGACTGGCTGTTTGATAGGCCATGTAGTCTCCGCTGACGTAGCTGTGTCATGTTGCAGATGGTGATTGGCCAGCAGTCGAGCGGCAGCAGCAGTAACCTGACGGAGCTCCAGGTGGTCAATCTGGACGCGGCGCAGAACTCGAAGAGCGACTGACGGACGGCTGGAGCTGTTTAGCACAGCAGACACAGggacacagacatacagatgACTGACATCTCTATTTATTGATGCCTTCCTACAGAGTTTCACACCACACTTCTGAATGtgactttaaagttttttttgtttttatatatatttatatataatatatatataatatatatatatattatatataaataatataaattaattacacacaattacacacaatcAAGGGCAAATGTGTGACTGACCCTTATACAGTAAGTTTtggtatataaatatatatatatatgttcgCAAATGCATAGGAAATATATCACTACATCCATCATCTGAACCTATTTTCTATGCTGTTAGAtggtgtctttttgtgtgtgcatgttttttgaaaatgtgtaattacatgtacacacactgcaAGGTGCCACAGCTTCACACCAGCCAAAGAGACATTTGTTTGTCTGAATGTTCCAGTGTGAGCATTTGTGCACaagcgtgtgtgtctgtgtgcgcatgCATATCTGGGATTTGTAAATGGGTGGGGAGATGCTTATTGACttaacaaaaaagaacatttggaaatgtacatattttttttttttttttgtttgtttgttttttaaattgataactTGTATTTTTTAGCTGGCTTAGTTTGTGCAACGGcatgtagttgtttttttacatagtgGTTTTGTATGtacatgaaaatgatttgcaaaaagaaaatgaattatttacatgtatatgtaaattaatttaaaataccATCATGCGTTGAAATACTGTCATGCTTTTTGGGAGTTTTCACTACAAGATGGAGAAAGAACGCTGGatgtttttctacttttttttttttttttttccgatttTGACATTTGTAGAACTGTCCCTCAAACAGTATCGAGTACCTGGGTCAGAAAATGTTAACCATAAGATATTTATGATTTGCTGTAAACATATTAACTTTAGCTGGGAAGATTTCAGCAAAACAGCTGATGGCATCACAGTTTAGTATGACATCAGTTGTGCACACGTTTCCTAATGAAGCTCTGATCTGGCACTTGAGTGTAGAAATAGTTCAAACTATGACAATCTGATggaaatcattttcatttatatcaACTTTTAGCATAATTCTATCTATATTTTCATCCGTGTTCACACAGAAATATGACTacaattctgacattttataaactgtcACAAACAGTTAATATCCTTAAGTGATATTTAAGGGACTTCAGACTGAACTTGTtcacttatttttaaatgtgtgactTGCTTCTCTGGGTAAAAACCTGAGAGTGCCAAACAGGTTTTTGTGACATCAGATAAATGAATGAACTTGCGTTGTCTAATTTGTTTCAGACTACTGACTTGAGTCAGGGTATTGGACGCAAACCTTGTTTAACAAGACAAGTGTACAGACTTGGCAATTCCACTTCAATACTGCAATCAAGGCGTGACACTCTGTTATTCAGTTCAGTCCCAATACTGTAATACTACAACAGTGATGACTGGATGTTTTTATTAGAACAAGGATCTCTTCATTTGGAAAAGTGACTTCAGGTGCTTTAAAATGTTCTACTCCTTTTGACGAGAACTGTAAGACCCTAGCTGACTGTAATCTCAGTATGTACCTCAGCAACCATTAGGAATGAGACAGAGTTGTTAGACTGAGGGCCTTCTTTCTGCACCATAGTGCCTCTTCTCCATGG
This region of Xiphias gladius isolate SHS-SW01 ecotype Sanya breed wild chromosome 11, ASM1685928v1, whole genome shotgun sequence genomic DNA includes:
- the srfb gene encoding serum response factor b isoform X5, whose translation is MENSRRRVATFSVHNADYATRRSNAEGALRVFLFEKVLGVLEIEEEGEPAEPGQQGFGGNITFESLSQLFSGVSELSTGLAYELSTLTGTQVLLLVASETGHVYTFATRKLQPMITSETGKALIQTCLNSPDSPPRSDPSTDQRMSATGFEETDLTYQVSESESMGDTKDTLKPTFTVASLPGTTSSAQSTVPTTSTTMQVSSGPSFPITNYLAPVSASSSVSANGTVLKTAGGSTGVMQLPSGFTFMPAGTPLPPGTPTIPLSQLQQHSLALQGQHGQALAAAQQPQQGQQAVFRFPAAVSLTGAGVPQQLQAIQVHPNTQSTSNNDSSPEISHTSTNSTATVSLPATIVTSSVPTSVAGHMMYPSPHTVMYASTPALADGGLAVLNAFSQSTSAMQVSHAQAQDTGAVPQVFLTAPPGTVQIPVSAVQLHPMVIGQQSSGSSSNLTELQVVNLDAAQNSKSD